The genomic segment GGAACCTCACTTTGATAAACAAACCATGGAAATCCACCACAGTAAGCACCATCAGGCTTATGTAAACAATGCTAACGCTGCGCTGGAAACGCTGTCTGACGATCTGAAAAAACTTTCTGCTGAAGAGCTGATCGCTCAGTTAGATAAAGTACCTGCGGAGAAACGCACCGTATTAAGAAATAACGCTGGCGGTCACGCTAACCACAGCCTGTTCTGGAAAGGCCTGAAAAAAGGCACTACCTTGCAGGGCGATCTGAAAGCGGCAATCGAGCGTGATTTTGGTAGCGTTGAGAGCTTTAAAGAGAAGTTTGAACAGGCTGCCGCTACCCGTTTTGGTTCAGGCTGGGCCTGGCTGGTATTAAAAGATGGCAAACTGGCTGTGGTTTCTACCGCTAATCAGGACAGTCCCCTGATGGGTGAAAGCGTATCTGGTGCGTCAGGCTTCCCGATTGTGAGCCTGGACGTTTGGGAACATGCTTACTATCTGAAATTCCAAAACCGTCGTCCTGATTACATTAAAGAATTCTGGAACGTGGTGAACTGGGACGAAGCTGCCAAGCGTTTTGCTGAAGCAAAATAATAAGCTAATCCTTTAAGTTTCATATGAATAATGGGGATAATAGCGGGCGTTCCGCTATTGTCTCCTTAATAAACCTTACGTTATCCGCCTCTTAATGAGATTTTCGTGTCTGCGTCCTGAAAAGATAAATATTCTTTCAATAAAAGCAGAATTTTCACGATGAAAAATTAATTTTCCGTTTCGCCTCTCCCCTTCACCCGCTATCACCTTCATAAGCCGATGGTTTATCCATGTGATAAAAGTGGTCATTTGTAGTAGAATAGCGCCCTGATTTTATTCACATTCTATTTTTAGGGAAATTGACATGAATTCTATTCCAGCCTGCCCGGTCTGCTCATCAGAAAATACCTATCCGGACGGAGCCATGTTCATCTGCCCTGATTGTGCTCACGAGTGGAACCCTTCAGAGCCAGAGTCAGCAGATGGTGATGCGAGAGTGGTGAAAGACAGTAACGGTAACGTATTAGCCGATGGTGACTGCGTAACCCTGATTAAAGACCTGAAATTAAAAGGCTCTTCAACCGTACTGAAAGTGGGTAGCAAATCTAAACCTATTCGTCTGGTTGATGGTGACCATGAAATCGACTGCAAAATCGATAACACCAGCATTATGCTCAAGGCCTGCTTCGTTAAGAAGGTCTGATAAGCAGCAATAAAAGCCACCGCTTTTTTAAAAGCCGTGGCTTTATTTTTTCCTCTTTTACGCCCGCGAAAAACACTGTCCCTATATCAAAAACTGGATATGGCCTGTAACAGCCAGTATGCTGAAATAAATTAGTTATTCAGTAAAACCGGCGGTTACCATGCACTCTCCCCTTGTCTATATTGGCAAAATTAAACCCTATTATGACCATTCACCCAGCGCTATCGATAAGCGCGCGGTTGACGGTGAGTTGATACTCACACCGCTGGGTTTTGAAGGCGATCAACAGGCAGATAATCGCCATCATGGCGGAGCAGATCGCGCTCTATGCCACTACCCGCGGGAACATTACGACTATTGGAAAATGCGTTTTCCACAACAGGCAGAACAGTTTGTTGCACCGCTGTTTGGAGAAAACCTCTCCACCCAAAATCTGACTGAAGAAACGGTCTTTATCGGAGATATCTTCCGCTGGGGACAAACCCTCATTCAGGTTACACAGCCCCGTTCACCCTGCTATAAGCTAAATTATCACTGCAAAATTAAGGGGTTCGCCCGCATCATGCAAGACAGCGGCCTCTGTGGCTGGCTCTATCGCGTGGTTTCAGCGGGTAGAGTCAATCCCAATCAACCGCTGGAGCTGGTAAGCCGTAATAGCGATGTCTCCGTCGACGAAGCTATCTCCATTGCGTTTAATTCCCCCTTTGATGAAGAGCAGTATCGTCGTTTGCTGTCTGCCAGTGGTCTGTCCGCCAGTTGGAGCAAGAATATGCAAATGAGAATTCTGACTAAGCGAATTGAGGATATGGATCGTCGACTGGTGGGTGTTTCTGCTGATTAATGATTGCTTAATCCGTGTTAGGATAGAGAGTATGGTCATACTGCCAACAGGCTTTGGCAGCTCCCTGTCTCTTTATAACTGATGATGGATATGTTGATGACGAAAACCACTGCACCTTCGATGGCTGAATCCCTGACGCGCGACCTTGCTATTCGCATTATGCGCGGTGATTTATCACAAGTGCCGTCTCTGCCGGGCGAAAACGAGCTGGCACTGCAATATCAGGTTTCACGTACCACCATCCGGAATGCACTGCAGGTTCTTTCGGCCAAGGGTATGGTCTCTATTCAGCCCAAGCGTCGCAGCGTTGTCACTCCCCGCGAACAGTGGAACTTCCTCGATTCTGAAGTTTTACTCTGGTTAACGGAAGGTGGAATGAAGCAGGGGATGGTTGAACAGTTGATGGTCACCCGTCTGATTTTCGAACCCAACGTTGCTGCACTGGCGGCGGCTAACGCCACCGGCAGAGATTTAGCCGCCATGGAAGATGCCTGCCATTTGATGTCTGAAGGGCAGCAGCAGAATTCCCGTGAGTTATTTGAACAAGGTGATTTAGCCTTCCACCTTGCGTTGCTACGCGCCAGCCATAACCCCTTTCTGCTATCCCTCAGTAATGCTCTCTCTTCTGCTATGTCGCTCTCTTTTAAACAGACTCTGGAAGAAGATGTTCGCCTGACCAAAGAGGCTGTTACTCAACATGTCGCTTTACTGGATGCTATTCGCCTTAAGCAGGTGGATACCGCTAAGCTGCGGATGCGCGATATTCTGCTAAAAGCGGCACAAAAACGATTGCAGAGCCACCAGCCAGAAATCTTTACCCATATCGACTAATTGCTGATTTTTTCCACAATACGATCTGCTTCACAGATCGCAATATCTTTTTGCTCTACGCTTCTTGTATTACAAGATTATAAAGGTTGTAATACTAATGAACAAATGGATTGCTGTTGATTGGGGTACCACCAATTTTCGTGCATTTTTAATGCAGGGTAACGACTGTATCGATCGCTGTACTCAGGGACCAGGCTTGCTGCAAATTGAACCGGGAAACTTCGAGGCAGAGCTATTACGTCTGTTACAACGCTGGTTTGCAGAAGCACCCTATCCGATCGTTATGGCCGGTATGGTCGGTTCGCAGCAGGGCTGGCATGAAGTGCCTTACGTAGAGGCTCCCTGTAGTTTCTCTTCTCTGACCAGGCAGGCTTATGCATTCACCACCCGCTGGTCGAGCCCGGTCTGGATCATTCCCGGCATTTGTTGCCACAGCCCTTATCAACAGCCGGACGTGATGCGTGGTGAAGAGGTACAGCTTGCTGGGCTTTCCGCCATTAATGGACCTGCTGAATATCGGGTCATTTTACCCGGCACCCACAGCAAGCATGTATTAATGGATAACCAGTCGGTCTCCCATTTCTCTACCTATATGACGGGTGAGCTGTTTGCTTTACTAAGCCAGCACTCAATTCTTGGCAAAGCACTCCCCCCACAAGAGCATAATCTGGCGGTGTTCCATTCCGCTATCGAAACCGCCCAGCATAAAACACCACTCAGTCATCTGCTGTTCTCTGCCCGTACTTATCGGTTAAACAAGCAGATCGCAGAGCAACATATTCACAGCTATCTGTCCGGCTTGTTGATTGGCGCTGAACTGGCTACCTGTACCACAACTCAGCCGATATGGTGCGTTGGCTCAACCAAACTGACAGAAAACTACTCACAGGCGGCTCAATATCTGGGGATTAACCTGCATAGCATTGATGGGGATAAGTGCTTTATTCAGGGAATTAGCCATCTGTACCAACATATCGCAGGAGAACAGCAATGACTGCTGAACAATTTCATCATCAATTACGCCAGAGCGGATTGCCGTTGATTGCCATTTTACGCGGCATCACGCCGGATGAAGCCCACGACGCAGCTCAGCTACTGGTGGAGTGTGGTTTTCGTTTCCTTGAGGTGCCACTTAACAGCCCACAGCCGTTAAAAACGGTCAAGATTATGCTGGATGCCGTAGCCGGAAAAGCACAGGTGGGAGCCGGTACGGTGTTAACCGCTGAACAAGTTAAACAGGTTTATGACGTTGGTGGTCAGTTAATTATTTCACCTAACTTTTCTCCTGCCGTGGTTAAAACCAGCGCAGAGCTAAAGTTAACCAGCCTGCCCGGAGTGGCAACACCATCCGAAGCTTTTGCTGCCATCGAGGCCGGTGCCTGTGGTTTGAAACTCTACCCTGCAGAGATGCTGCCGCCATCGGTGATGAAAGCAATGCGCGTGGTACTGCCTAAAACCATAGCCTGCCTGCCGGTTGGTGGTATTCAGGCCGATTCCGCGCAAATGGAAGTCTATTGTCAGGCGGGTGCCGATGGTTTCGGATTGGGTGGCGGGCTTTATCAGGTCGGAATGACAATGAAAATGCTGGAGGCCAATGCCTTACGTTACCGTGATGCCTGGATAAACAGTGTGAAAATATCATCAGAACATTAACGCATTAAAAAGAATAAGGCAGTTATCGCTTTATAACAGATGAAATGCTTTCTGATATTTAACAGTGAGCCATTTATCTTCTTGATATGACGTAGTAATAAAAACAAACGATTCATTTCTTAATGCTTAAGAAAAGAAGGGTAACCGCATTTCTTTTTTAAGCAGGGATCGTAATATCTAACCAGAAATATAATAAGGACAACCTATGTCTGAAATCACAATAGAACAAACGCAATCCACTGCTCTGGCAGAAAAAAGCGTCTACCAAAAAATAACCCGAAGGCTGATTCCTTTTCTGATCCTGTGCTATTTCTTTGCCTATCTGGATCGGGTTAACGTTGGCTTTGCTAAATTGCATATGCAGGATGCATTAAGCTTCAGTAATACCGTTTATGGTTTAGGTGCAGGTATATTCTTTCTTGGTTATTTCTTATTTGAATTACCCAGTAACCTGTTAATGCAGAAATACGGGCCACGTTTTTGGATTGCCCGAATTATGGCAAGCTGGGCTATTATCTCAGCAGC from the Limnobaculum zhutongyuii genome contains:
- a CDS encoding 2-dehydro-3-deoxygalactonokinase; the encoded protein is MNKWIAVDWGTTNFRAFLMQGNDCIDRCTQGPGLLQIEPGNFEAELLRLLQRWFAEAPYPIVMAGMVGSQQGWHEVPYVEAPCSFSSLTRQAYAFTTRWSSPVWIIPGICCHSPYQQPDVMRGEEVQLAGLSAINGPAEYRVILPGTHSKHVLMDNQSVSHFSTYMTGELFALLSQHSILGKALPPQEHNLAVFHSAIETAQHKTPLSHLLFSARTYRLNKQIAEQHIHSYLSGLLIGAELATCTTTQPIWCVGSTKLTENYSQAAQYLGINLHSIDGDKCFIQGISHLYQHIAGEQQ
- a CDS encoding 2-dehydro-3-deoxy-6-phosphogalactonate aldolase, yielding MTAEQFHHQLRQSGLPLIAILRGITPDEAHDAAQLLVECGFRFLEVPLNSPQPLKTVKIMLDAVAGKAQVGAGTVLTAEQVKQVYDVGGQLIISPNFSPAVVKTSAELKLTSLPGVATPSEAFAAIEAGACGLKLYPAEMLPPSVMKAMRVVLPKTIACLPVGGIQADSAQMEVYCQAGADGFGLGGGLYQVGMTMKMLEANALRYRDAWINSVKISSEH
- the yiiM gene encoding 6-hydroxyaminopurine reductase, with translation MHSPLVYIGKIKPYYDHSPSAIDKRAVDGELILTPLGFEGDQQADNRHHGGADRALCHYPREHYDYWKMRFPQQAEQFVAPLFGENLSTQNLTEETVFIGDIFRWGQTLIQVTQPRSPCYKLNYHCKIKGFARIMQDSGLCGWLYRVVSAGRVNPNQPLELVSRNSDVSVDEAISIAFNSPFDEEQYRRLLSASGLSASWSKNMQMRILTKRIEDMDRRLVGVSAD
- a CDS encoding FadR/GntR family transcriptional regulator, whose amino-acid sequence is MTKTTAPSMAESLTRDLAIRIMRGDLSQVPSLPGENELALQYQVSRTTIRNALQVLSAKGMVSIQPKRRSVVTPREQWNFLDSEVLLWLTEGGMKQGMVEQLMVTRLIFEPNVAALAAANATGRDLAAMEDACHLMSEGQQQNSRELFEQGDLAFHLALLRASHNPFLLSLSNALSSAMSLSFKQTLEEDVRLTKEAVTQHVALLDAIRLKQVDTAKLRMRDILLKAAQKRLQSHQPEIFTHID
- a CDS encoding zinc ribbon domain-containing protein YjdM, which encodes MNSIPACPVCSSENTYPDGAMFICPDCAHEWNPSEPESADGDARVVKDSNGNVLADGDCVTLIKDLKLKGSSTVLKVGSKSKPIRLVDGDHEIDCKIDNTSIMLKACFVKKV
- the sodA gene encoding superoxide dismutase [Mn]; amino-acid sequence: MSYTLPTLPYAYDALEPHFDKQTMEIHHSKHHQAYVNNANAALETLSDDLKKLSAEELIAQLDKVPAEKRTVLRNNAGGHANHSLFWKGLKKGTTLQGDLKAAIERDFGSVESFKEKFEQAAATRFGSGWAWLVLKDGKLAVVSTANQDSPLMGESVSGASGFPIVSLDVWEHAYYLKFQNRRPDYIKEFWNVVNWDEAAKRFAEAK